A single genomic interval of Gallus gallus isolate bGalGal1 chromosome 10, bGalGal1.mat.broiler.GRCg7b, whole genome shotgun sequence harbors:
- the LOC101747373 gene encoding protein MANBAL → MAAERHYSPPEIPEPTLMETVLHHGLFFGAIFQLLCVLAIILPVSQSRKTDSDGSGTKTWEAVKKPKASAAQLSKKPKKESKKKR, encoded by the exons ATGGCTGCTGAACGGCATTACTCCCCACCTGAGATCCCTGAGCCCACGCTGATGGAGACTGTGCTGCACCACGGACTCTTCTTTGGAGCCATTTTCCAGCTTCTCTGTGTGTTAGCCATTATCCTGCCAGTTTCCCAGTCCCGTAAGACA GACTCGGATGGTTCTGGGACTAAGACCTGGGAGGCGGTGAAGAAACCAAAGGCAAGTGCTGCGCAGCTAAGTAAGAAACccaagaaggaaagcaaaaagaaacgATAA